Proteins encoded within one genomic window of Eurosta solidaginis isolate ZX-2024a chromosome 1, ASM4086904v1, whole genome shotgun sequence:
- the LOC137240662 gene encoding piggyBac transposable element-derived protein 4-like, with translation MSLNQRREFSLREKEIIEVLMADNSDDEDCLLLDEADQTFLAQDLDAGVSTVKIEPCSTPHEQDVMQNQSPSAGARSFNWRKNRYLPHNFPEEQEYDFGKVLIADINRTSDEELTPVNIFDKVANFENLIDKIIVPESIRYAEQNGRSFTISNEEAKAFFGMNYVMSYHFLPTFRNYWSTDSDMGVPYIANVMTISRFEEIRRNLHFSDNSKEPRRTDINYDRAYKIRPVLEHFNRAFQSSMTNTKTQAIDKHMIKFKGHNIMRQYVKNKPIKWGFKLWCRADSSTGYLFQFDLYTGRKNSGPKTRLGESVVLQLCENLQGIGCELYFGNFFNSPNLQYKLKKLNIKACGTVRSNRKYMPKQVPADKNMKKGDIFTTSSNGISFIKWMDNKAVVLLTNFLSPIPTTTVKMRTRGSGEKMNVTCPEVVVKYNRNMGGVELMDHKKACYEVDRKAKIKYYLRLIFDMMDIAMNNSYIIYCKLHEAKRIEGSLISLLEFRQAVARSLVGRFTSRQRSLKSVVMTKKRIYLAYKHGTPSHIMKKVTNRKRCAQCAKKRVENRTYNTCSTCNVHLCYTSERNCFAEYH, from the coding sequence ATGTCTTTAAATCAACGCAGAGAATTCTCTTTGCGGGAAAAAGAAATTATAGAAGTGTTGATGGCTGACAACAGCGACGACGAGGATTGTTTGCTCCTCGATGAAGCGGACCAAACATTTTTAGCGCAAGATCTGGATGCCGGGGTGAGTACTGTTAAAATTGAACCTTGCTCAACCCCTCATGAGCAAGATGTAATGCAAAACCAGTCACCCAGTGCTGGTGCCCGATCTTTTAATTGGCGAAAAAACAGATATTTGCCCCATAATTTTCCGGAGGAACAAGAATACGATTTCGGTAAGGTTCTTATTGCTGATATTAACCGCACTTCTGATGAGGAATTGACTCCTGTAAACATTTTCGACAAGGTTGCTAACTTCGAAAACTTAATTGATAAGATTATAGTTCCAGAATCAATACGTTATGCTGAACAAAACGGCCGATCTTTTACTATCAGTAATGAAGAGGCGAAAGCTTTTTTCGGAATGAACTATGTAATGAGCTACCATTTCTTACCtacatttcggaactattggtcTACAGATAGTGATATGGGAGTTCCTTACATTGCTAATGTGATGACTATAAGCCGTTTCGAAGAAATACGAAGAAACTTGCATTTTAGTGACAATTCTAAAGAGCCGCGTAGGACCGATATAAATTATGATAGAGCATACAAAATACGACCCGTTTTGGAGCACTTCAATCGAGcttttcaaagctctatgaccAATACCAAAACCCAGGCAATAGACAAACATATGATTAAGTTCAAAGGTCACAATATAATGAGACAATATGTGAAGAATAAGCCCATAAAATGGGGATTCAAATTATGGTGCAGGGCAGATTCTTCTACGGGATATTTATTTCAGTTCGATTTGTATACTGGACGAAAAAATAGCGGCCCTAAGACTAGATTGGGGGAATCGGTGGTGTTGCAATTGTGTGAAAATTTACAGGGTATAGGTTGCGAACTATACTTTGGCAATTTTTTCAACTCTCCTAATCTTCagtacaaattgaaaaaattgaatataaaagCTTGTGGAACAGTACGCTCAAATAGAAAATATATGCCAAAACAAGTGCCAGCTGacaaaaatatgaaaaagggtGACATTTTCACGACCAGTAGCAATGGAATTTCTTTCATAAAATGGATGGATAACAAAGCTGtagttttattaacaaattttttatctCCCATACCGACAACTACAGTCAAGATGCGTACTCGAGGTAGTGGTGAGAAGATGAATGTAACATGCCCTGAAGTTGTTGTAAAGTACAATAGAAACATGGGAGGGGTCGAACTAATGGACCACAAAAAAGCGTGTTACGAAGTGGATAGAAAGGCTAAAATAAAATACTACCTACGACTAATTTTCGACATGATGGATATCGCTATGAATAATTcatatataatttattgcaaGCTGCACGAAGCTAAACGCATCGAAGGAAGCCTGATTTCATTGCTAGAATTTCGCCAGGCAGTAGCTCGGTCGCTAGTTGGCCGTTTTACATCTCGGCAAAGGTCTTTGAAGTCAGTTGTTATGACCAAAAAGCGAATATATCTAGCTTATAAGCACGGAACACCCTCACATATAATGAAGAAAGTAACTAACAGGAAAAGATGCGCACAGTGTGCAAAAAAACGTGTAGAGAATCGCACATATAACACTTGTTCTACATGTAATGTTCATTTATGTTACACTTCAGAACGTAATTGTTTTGCAGAATATCACtaa